One region of Limnospira fusiformis SAG 85.79 genomic DNA includes:
- a CDS encoding IS630 family transposase, with product MPAPYSYDLRQKVINAIELDGIPKTEASQVFHVSRNTINLWLQRKEHTGDFLPKPNRPPGHSHQITDWHKFKAFAQEHGHKTSAQMAELWDDDISPRTISRALKKIGFTRKKTYGYQERWKQQREEFMAQIEQMEPEGLVYLDEAGMNSQDSDYPYGYCQEGQRFGALKSGKRQGRVSMIAPWCDQQLLAPFSFEGCCNRTVFELWLEFILIPTLKPGQTLVLDNATFHKGGRIAELVEAAQCRLLYLPPYSPDLNKIEKCWSWLKARIRHCIEQFDSLHDAMDSVLKAAS from the coding sequence ATGCCAGCCCCCTACAGTTACGACCTTAGACAAAAAGTTATTAATGCAATTGAACTAGACGGTATACCCAAAACCGAAGCCAGTCAAGTTTTCCATGTCAGCAGGAACACCATCAATCTCTGGCTGCAAAGAAAAGAACACACCGGCGACTTCCTCCCTAAACCTAATCGCCCACCTGGTCATAGCCACCAAATTACCGACTGGCACAAATTCAAGGCTTTTGCCCAAGAGCATGGCCACAAAACCTCCGCTCAAATGGCTGAACTTTGGGATGACGACATCTCTCCTCGCACCATATCCAGAGCCTTGAAGAAAATTGGCTTCACCAGAAAAAAAACTTACGGCTACCAAGAACGTTGGAAGCAACAGCGAGAGGAGTTTATGGCTCAGATTGAACAGATGGAGCCGGAAGGGTTGGTTTACCTCGATGAAGCTGGCATGAATAGTCAAGACTCGGATTATCCTTATGGTTACTGCCAGGAAGGACAACGCTTCGGTGCCCTCAAATCCGGGAAGAGGCAGGGCAGGGTGAGCATGATAGCCCCATGGTGTGATCAACAACTCTTAGCTCCCTTTAGCTTTGAGGGTTGTTGTAATCGGACAGTGTTTGAGTTGTGGTTGGAGTTCATCTTAATTCCAACATTGAAGCCAGGTCAGACTCTAGTATTGGACAATGCAACGTTTCATAAAGGGGGGCGGATTGCTGAACTGGTGGAGGCAGCTCAATGCCGTTTACTCTATCTTCCGCCTTATTCGCCAGACCTCAACAAGATAGAGAAATGTTGGTCGTGGTTGAAAGCCCGCATTCGCCATTGTATTGAGCAGTTTGATTCTCTCCATGATGCCATGGATTCTGTTCTCAAGGCTGCGTCCTAA
- a CDS encoding ABC transporter permease has protein sequence MGYVLAIVFDPTTTGQPLLVRALILAMITLVAIVSRNRISRQLPQLLLWVWVSLFISTAAIDWGSREILLPPPPLQNRT, from the coding sequence TTGGGTTACGTCCTGGCTATTGTCTTTGACCCCACCACGACAGGCCAACCTCTCCTAGTCAGAGCCCTAATTCTGGCAATGATTACCCTAGTTGCCATTGTCTCCCGTAACCGCATCAGTCGCCAACTTCCACAACTTTTACTCTGGGTTTGGGTTTCCCTATTTATTAGCACTGCGGCGATCGATTGGGGGTCGAGAGAGATATTGCTACCTCCCCCTCCCCTTCAAAACCGTACGTGA
- a CDS encoding DegT/DnrJ/EryC1/StrS family aminotransferase translates to MNLIPALDLTQQYQMISDRLSQEVLDLLASGRYIGGYAVDSFEKKFAEYIGASELVSCNSGTDALFLALRALEIGPGDEVITTCFSFIATSEVISAVGATPVFVDIDPDTFNLDISQIEAAITAQTRAILPVHLFGRPVDMTALMAVARSHNLAVIEDCAQATGASWGDAKVGSMGDLGCFSFFPTKNLGACGDGGAIATNNPDLARVLRVLKNHGQPERYNSELLGINSRLDALQGVILSIKLEYLPRWNQQRKAIASRYSQELEGIPGLIVPAESLGGETVWNQYTIRYVGNNSDSSGRDRLREQLQSLGVSTNVYYPIPLHLQGVHRDLGYGCGDFPMAEQVSHQVLSLPMFPELSSEQQDRVIYAVKDCLKLGAIG, encoded by the coding sequence GTGAACCTAATTCCTGCCCTTGATTTAACCCAACAGTATCAAATGATCAGCGATCGCCTTAGTCAGGAGGTACTCGACTTGCTGGCTAGTGGTCGCTACATTGGTGGCTATGCTGTGGACAGTTTTGAGAAAAAGTTTGCCGAGTATATTGGGGCTTCTGAGTTGGTCAGTTGCAACTCTGGTACTGATGCCCTATTTTTGGCTTTGCGGGCTTTAGAAATAGGCCCCGGCGATGAGGTGATTACCACTTGTTTTTCCTTTATTGCTACCTCTGAGGTGATTAGTGCCGTGGGAGCCACCCCGGTATTTGTGGATATTGACCCGGATACGTTCAACTTAGATATTAGTCAAATTGAGGCGGCGATTACTGCCCAAACCCGTGCTATCCTTCCCGTGCATTTGTTTGGTCGCCCTGTGGACATGACCGCATTAATGGCGGTAGCGCGGTCTCATAATTTGGCGGTGATTGAAGATTGCGCCCAAGCCACCGGAGCTAGTTGGGGTGATGCTAAGGTGGGTAGTATGGGAGATCTAGGCTGTTTTAGCTTTTTTCCGACTAAGAATTTAGGCGCTTGTGGAGATGGAGGGGCGATCGCAACTAATAATCCTGATCTGGCGCGTGTGTTGCGGGTGCTGAAAAATCACGGTCAGCCTGAGCGATATAATTCCGAACTGTTGGGGATTAATAGTCGTCTTGATGCCCTACAAGGGGTGATTTTAAGCATTAAATTAGAGTATCTCCCTCGCTGGAATCAACAGAGAAAGGCGATCGCCTCTCGATATAGTCAGGAACTGGAGGGGATACCCGGTTTAATTGTCCCAGCAGAAAGTCTAGGCGGCGAGACCGTTTGGAATCAGTACACTATCAGATATGTGGGTAATAATAGCGACTCGTCAGGACGCGATCGCCTGCGAGAACAACTCCAGAGCCTCGGAGTTAGCACTAATGTATACTACCCCATACCCCTCCATCTACAGGGGGTTCATCGCGATTTAGGCTATGGCTGCGGTGATTTTCCCATGGCAGAACAGGTCAGCCACCAAGTTTTGTCTTTGCCGATGTTCCCGGAACTTTCCAGCGAACAACAAGATAGGGTGATCTATGCTGTCAAAGATTGCCTAAAATTGGGGGCTATAGGTTGA
- a CDS encoding HAMP domain-containing sensor histidine kinase codes for MAKVDLRSRLFLSHLLVMLIGVTSLVIIGKISSPRFFVRSLEQLEGPGFRLQYVRTRLVEGFEIAWNRSTFWSVLAGTTAAVCLSYWVTKRITQPLTEMEEITHKFAKGNLSERMSSSEIHELNQLAMSFNQMASSLQDVEQKRRELISDLTHELRTPITVVRGYLEEMAEGRISPSPDIYQQLTKETKRLERLINNLQELSKVESGYLPINPQPLALRPLLESLVQRFSDQLLEEGPILELDFSEELPLALADVDRTEQILVNLLGNAIRYTKHGLIKIEVYTHGGYLFVDVSDTGIGISEADLPHVFERFWRADRSRSRNYGGTGIGLAITRRLVELQGGEIFVSSQLGKGSTFTFSLPIPSSQII; via the coding sequence ATGGCAAAGGTAGATTTGCGATCGCGCCTATTTTTATCCCACCTCCTGGTTATGCTGATTGGGGTCACATCCCTGGTGATCATCGGCAAAATTTCCTCTCCTCGGTTCTTTGTCCGTAGTTTGGAACAACTAGAAGGTCCTGGCTTTCGCTTACAATATGTAAGAACTCGCCTAGTAGAAGGCTTTGAAATTGCTTGGAATCGTAGCACTTTTTGGTCTGTTTTAGCCGGAACAACTGCTGCTGTCTGTTTAAGTTATTGGGTGACTAAACGCATTACTCAGCCTCTCACCGAGATGGAAGAAATTACCCATAAATTTGCCAAGGGTAATCTCTCAGAAAGGATGTCATCTAGTGAAATTCATGAATTAAATCAACTGGCGATGAGTTTTAATCAGATGGCTAGTAGTCTTCAAGATGTTGAACAAAAACGGCGGGAATTAATTAGTGATTTGACCCATGAATTGCGAACTCCGATCACTGTAGTTCGCGGATACTTAGAAGAAATGGCCGAAGGCAGAATTTCGCCATCACCAGATATTTATCAGCAGTTAACCAAGGAAACTAAACGCCTGGAAAGGCTGATAAATAACTTACAAGAACTCTCTAAGGTTGAATCTGGATATTTACCCATTAACCCCCAACCTTTAGCATTACGGCCTTTATTAGAGTCTTTGGTGCAGCGTTTTTCTGATCAACTTCTGGAAGAAGGACCGATATTAGAATTAGATTTTTCTGAAGAATTACCCCTGGCTTTAGCTGATGTCGATCGCACTGAACAAATTTTAGTTAATTTATTAGGAAATGCCATCAGATACACCAAACATGGTCTAATTAAAATAGAAGTTTATACTCATGGTGGTTACTTGTTTGTGGATGTCAGCGATACCGGAATTGGTATTTCTGAGGCAGATTTACCCCATGTTTTTGAAAGATTTTGGCGTGCTGATAGATCGCGATCGCGCAATTATGGAGGTACCGGAATTGGTTTAGCTATTACCCGGCGTTTGGTGGAACTTCAAGGCGGCGAAATTTTCGTTAGTAGTCAGTTAGGCAAAGGTAGCACCTTCACATTTTCCTTACCAATACCCAGTTCCCAAATTATCTAA
- the rpsU gene encoding 30S ribosomal protein S21 has translation MTQVILGENEQLESALRRFKREVSKAGILADVRKKRHFETPPEKRKRKAIANQRQRRAFRKKRMF, from the coding sequence ATGACCCAAGTTATTCTGGGTGAAAACGAACAATTAGAATCCGCACTGCGTAGATTTAAGCGAGAAGTGTCTAAAGCTGGCATCCTGGCTGATGTTCGCAAAAAACGTCACTTTGAAACCCCTCCAGAAAAACGCAAGCGCAAGGCGATCGCTAATCAGCGTCAGAGACGAGCTTTCCGTAAAAAGCGGATGTTCTAA
- a CDS encoding ABC1 kinase family protein, whose product MNPYQNSDRRVYDPQAIAQYYRRRLWKAIWRVITVVWFFSGFIIGLLWDQWRHRNVTETPKRAAQLRNILTRLGPTYIKVGQALSTRPDLIRKDFLEELTKLQDQLPPFDTKIAMAIIERELDRDLDTVFRQISPEPVAAASLGQVYKAQLLTGEEVAVKVQRPFLLPTLTLDLYLMRWAAGWLSPILPLNLGHDLTLIVDEFGFKLFEEIDYINEGRNAERFATYFDDDPTVKVPSIYWKYTSHQVLVLEWINGLKLTDIESVQAAGLDMSKMIFVGVTSGLRQLLEFGFFHADPHPGNLFAMPDGRMAFIDFGMMDQLSQQTKETLVDSVVHLINKDYKELAEDFVRLGFLAPNTNMAPIIPALEAVMGDIIGESVKDFNFKTITDSFSELMYDYPFRVPAKFALIIRSLVTQEGIALSLDPDFKIVEVAYPYVARRLLKGETPALRRRLIEVLFKDGRFQWHRLENMITIAQTDGNFDILPTAQLGLQYLFSEEGSFLRRQIVMALTEDDRLHTAEVQRLWGLIQDDLKPSRLFDVALGAITEFSTSQVAAMRIQ is encoded by the coding sequence GTGAACCCCTACCAAAATAGCGATCGCCGAGTTTACGATCCTCAAGCCATTGCTCAATATTATCGCCGTCGGCTTTGGAAGGCCATCTGGCGCGTGATCACGGTTGTATGGTTTTTTTCAGGGTTCATTATTGGTCTACTTTGGGATCAATGGCGACATCGAAATGTTACGGAAACCCCGAAACGAGCCGCCCAGCTGCGTAATATTCTCACCCGCCTCGGTCCCACCTATATTAAAGTAGGTCAAGCATTATCAACCCGTCCTGACCTCATTCGCAAGGACTTTTTAGAAGAATTAACCAAACTCCAAGATCAGCTACCCCCTTTTGATACTAAGATCGCTATGGCGATCATCGAGAGAGAACTCGATCGCGATTTAGATACTGTTTTCCGACAAATTTCCCCTGAACCCGTAGCCGCAGCCAGTTTGGGTCAGGTCTATAAAGCACAACTGCTGACAGGGGAAGAGGTCGCCGTTAAAGTCCAAAGACCATTTCTCTTACCAACTCTGACCCTGGATCTGTATTTAATGCGTTGGGCTGCGGGTTGGTTGTCTCCCATTTTACCCCTGAATTTGGGTCATGATTTAACCCTAATTGTCGATGAATTTGGGTTCAAATTATTTGAGGAAATCGACTATATTAATGAGGGTCGAAATGCCGAAAGGTTTGCCACATATTTTGATGATGATCCGACCGTAAAAGTGCCATCAATTTACTGGAAATATACCAGCCATCAGGTGTTAGTCTTAGAGTGGATTAACGGCTTGAAGTTGACCGATATTGAAAGTGTTCAAGCGGCGGGTTTGGATATGAGTAAAATGATTTTTGTCGGTGTGACAAGTGGCTTGCGACAACTGCTAGAGTTCGGTTTTTTCCATGCTGACCCCCACCCCGGAAATCTGTTTGCTATGCCTGATGGTCGCATGGCATTTATTGATTTTGGCATGATGGATCAGTTAAGCCAGCAAACTAAGGAAACTCTGGTTGATTCCGTAGTTCATTTAATTAATAAAGACTATAAGGAGTTGGCGGAAGATTTTGTCAGGTTGGGATTTTTAGCACCTAATACTAATATGGCTCCCATTATTCCGGCTTTAGAGGCGGTTATGGGGGATATTATTGGGGAGAGTGTTAAGGATTTTAACTTTAAAACTATTACCGATAGTTTCTCGGAATTGATGTATGATTACCCCTTCCGGGTTCCGGCAAAATTTGCCCTGATTATTCGGTCTCTAGTAACTCAGGAAGGAATTGCCCTCAGTCTCGACCCGGATTTTAAAATCGTTGAGGTGGCTTATCCCTATGTGGCGCGTCGCCTGTTGAAGGGAGAAACTCCGGCTTTGCGACGACGGTTGATTGAGGTGTTATTTAAAGATGGTCGCTTCCAGTGGCATCGTCTGGAAAATATGATTACGATCGCTCAAACTGATGGCAATTTTGATATTCTCCCCACTGCACAGCTAGGTTTACAATATCTGTTTTCCGAAGAGGGTAGTTTCCTTCGTCGTCAAATTGTCATGGCGTTGACCGAAGACGATCGCCTACATACCGCTGAAGTCCAACGACTCTGGGGTTTAATTCAGGATGACCTCAAACCGAGTCGCTTATTTGATGTAGCATTGGGGGCAATAACTGAGTTTTCGACCTCCCAAGTGGCTGCTATGAGAATTCAATAA
- a CDS encoding calcium-binding protein, whose translation MYGGAGNDTIFGGDGDDVLFGDEGNDSLIGGPGRDRFVIFANGGTDTITDFVSGEDLIVLGGGLRFEQLSITQNVSSAVITLDTEELVIWEGVQAAALTEDDFITFAI comes from the coding sequence TTGTACGGTGGTGCGGGTAATGACACTATTTTCGGTGGTGATGGTGATGATGTGTTGTTTGGAGATGAGGGTAATGATTCTCTGATTGGTGGCCCAGGACGCGATCGCTTTGTGATTTTTGCTAATGGCGGCACGGATACTATTACTGATTTTGTCTCTGGGGAAGACCTGATTGTTCTCGGTGGTGGTTTGCGCTTTGAGCAATTGAGTATTACTCAAAATGTCTCGTCGGCGGTGATTACCCTAGATACGGAAGAGTTGGTGATTTGGGAAGGGGTACAAGCGGCAGCTTTAACTGAGGATGATTTCATCACTTTCGCGATCTAA